One stretch of Acropora muricata isolate sample 2 chromosome 12, ASM3666990v1, whole genome shotgun sequence DNA includes these proteins:
- the LOC136893481 gene encoding zinc transporter ZIP6-like isoform X1 gives MTPVTTNGLLLSMLSLFMLVSSHDSRKHEHYSFKDLREAVDGDSLSNEDQERLFDGLKLLNCNESKHQPDYRKCFTPKDLHSFDGRSEPKALNVTEFQELSPVILFCLLPAREQNSGNTPCEVYPKHHSELFREFAKNFSEGKNEVNITTEALDHILEEISKTLGEFLVKKKCFSAESIINEVKDEEHEEEEEHGHAHEEHGHGHEEHHGAEEKALDQHDFEKASASIIFHLVQGFCIEEGHAHNGTESKLPSKEFFLKEIFGNKTHLLEDDLKKITKALKIGEPSTASSASDEHSDHDHGHDDGHDHRRRRSTDFLSQQKLFKSHTIRRRAAHDHDSHGHESESHEHHANEATCYSLDDMLTVFDIDHSTGADRYDFQQICPAFVQQVTSEACKAHQSTSKTIEKDMGKIWGYGIAAVTIISLTSLAGVATIPFLGKSVYKKILALLVALAVGTLSGDALLHLLPHAFGLHAHGSEGAHGSEGTSGDSHDDHSGENGFIWKALVVLASIYSFYLFETLMHLGLQNKLGPETGHSHTNAEVPGPSSRHMSFKEKRKCSKFEHHEGGPSLGQSEEKEKAQAENGDIVLTNAEGNKNCNSSPSCSFHPLCVYEHVCATDTEESELFEAAKGQLDDHPNGVSQKPSDKSVKSSLSRTAMFEVESGKETLATISTVAWMIIIGDTIHNLSDGLAIGAAFSEGGSSGVSGGISTSIAVFCHELPHELGDFAVLLSAGMSVKKALLANFLSALSCYIGLAIGIYVGQEGEVRFWIFAIAGGMFLYVALVDMLPDLMHSEALQAYPLVTFMLQNLGLLLGFIIMLIIALYEEDLMAIKF, from the exons ATGACTCCTGTTACAACAAACGGACTTTTGTTGTCTATGCTGAGTTTGTTCATGTTGGTTTCTTCTCATGATAGTCGAAAACATGAACACTATTCTTTCAAGGACCTTCGAGAAGCAGTCGATGGCGATTCGCTTTCCAATGAAGACCAAGAAAGACTTTTTGACGGACTAAAACTCTTGAACTGCAATGAGAGCAAACATCAACCGGACTACCGAAAG TGTTTTACTCCGAAAGATCTGCACTCCTTCGACGGTCGCTCAGAGCCAAAGGCACTTAACGTCACTGAATTTCAAGAGCTCAGTCCTGTGATCTTATTCTGCTTGTTGCCCGCGCGTGAACAGAATTCTGGTAACACTCCCTGCGAAGTTTATCCCAAGCACCACAGCGAGCTTTTCAGAGAGTTCGCAAAGAATTTCAGTGAAGGGAAGAATGAGGTTAATATTACCACCGAAGCTTTGGATCACATCCTCGAGGAGATAAGCAAGACACTCGGCGAATTTTTGGTCAAGAAGAAG TGTTTTTCTGCAGAGAGTATCATTAATGAGGTAAAAGATGAGGAAcatgaggaagaagaagaacatgGTCATGCGCACGAAGAGCATGGTCATGGGCACGAAGAGCATCATGGTGCAGAAGAAAAAGCTCTTGATCAGCATGACTTTGAAAAGGCTTCGGCCAGCATTATCTTTCATCTTGTTCAAGGATTTTGTATTGAGGAAGGACATGCACATAATGGAACTGAATCAAAATTGCCctccaaagaattttttttgaaagagatCTTTGGCAATAAAACTCATCTCTTAGAGGAcgacttaaaaaaaatcacaaaggCGCTCAAAATTGGCGAGCCATCAACAGCATCATCTGCTAGTGATGAGCATTCTGATCATGACCATGGCCATGACGATGGCCATGACCACAGGCGTCGAAGGTCAACAGATTTCTTGTCACAACAGAAATTGTTTAAATCTCATACTATTCGTCGACGTGCTGCTCATGATCATGATTCTCATGGACACGAGTCGGAAAGTCATGAACATCATGCCAATGAAGCT ACGTGTTATTCTCTGGACGACATGCTGACGGTTTTTGATATTGATCACTCTACTGGTGCAGATAGGTATGACTTTCAACAGATTTGTCCTGCATTTGTTCAACAAGTCACAAGTGAAGCTTGCAAGGCCCATCAATCAACCAGCAAAACAATTGAAAAGGACATGGGAAAAA TTTGGGGTTATGGCATCGCTGCTGTGACCATCATTAGTCTCACATCCCTGGCGGGTGTCGCCACAATACCCTTCCTTGGAAAGAGTGTGTACAAGAAGATCTTGGCTTTGTTGGTAGCATTAGCTGTGGGAACACTTTCTGGAGATGCTTTGCTTCATTTGTTGCCTCAT GCATTTGGTCTTCATGCGCACGGTTCAGAAGGAGCGCACGGGTCAGAAGGAACAAGTGGGGATAGCCATGATGATCATTCAGGGGAAAATGGATTCATCTGGAAGGCTTTAGTTGTGTTAGCTTCCatttattcattttacttgtttgAAACTCTGATGCATTTGGGGCTGCAGAACAAACTTGGACCTGAAACTGGCCACAGTCATACCAATGCTGAG GTGCCTGGGCCTTCAAGTCGGCACATGAGTTTCAAGGAAAAACGGAAATGTTCAAAGTTTGAGCATCATGAAGGAGGTCCTTCACTTGGCCAGagtgaggaaaaagaaaaggcacAAGCAGAGAATGGAGACATTGTTTTGACAAACGCG gaaggaaataaaaattgtaaCAGCAGTCCCTCGTGTTCATTTCACCCTCTTTGTGTCTATGAACATGTTTGTGCTACAGACACAGAGGAAAGTGAATTATTTGAG GCTGCTAAAGGTCAATTGGATGACCATCCCAATGGTGTCTCACAAAAACCATCAGACAAGAGTGTTAAATCAAGCCTTTCACGAACGGCTATGTTTGAAGTGGAAAGTGGGAAGGAAACTTTGGCAACGATTTCAACTGTGGCATGGATGATAATCATAGGAGACACTATTCACAACTTGAGTGACGGACTCGCCATTGGTGCTGCATTTTCTGAAGGTGGTAGTTCTGGTGTCTCGGGAGGAATCAGTACTTCCATTGCAGTTTTCTGTCATGAGCTACCTCATGAACTTG GTGACTTTGCAGTGCTTCTTTCTGCTGGTATGTCAGTCAAAAAGGCACTGCTTGCCAACTTTCTCTCGGCCTTAAGTTGTtatattggcttagccattggCATTTATGTTGGCCAAGAAGGTGAAGTACGGTTCTGGATATTTGCCATTGCTGGTGGCATGTTCCTCTACGTGGCCTTGGTGGATATG CTTCCTGATCTGATGCATAGTGAGGCATTACAGGCATATCCTCTTGTCACATTCATGCTGCAAAACTTAGGTTTGCTTTTGGGATTTATAATCATGTTGATCATAGCATTGTATGAAGAAGACCTGATGGCTATAAAGTTCTAG
- the LOC136893481 gene encoding metal cation symporter ZIP14-like isoform X2, whose product MTPVTTNGLLLSMLSLFMLVSSHDSRKHEHYSFKDLREAVDGDSLSNEDQERLFDGLKLLNCNESKHQPDYRKCFTPKDLHSFDGRSEPKALNVTEFQELSPVILFCLLPAREQNSGNTPCEVYPKHHSELFREFAKNFSEGKNEVNITTEALDHILEEISKTLGEFLVKKKCFSAESIINEVKDEEHEEEEEHGHAHEEHGHGHEEHHGAEEKALDQHDFEKASASIIFHLVQGFCIEEGHAHNGTESKLPSKEFFLKEIFGNKTHLLEDDLKKITKALKIGEPSTASSASDEHSDHDHGHDDGHDHRRRRSTDFLSQQKLFKSHTIRRRAAHDHDSHGHESESHEHHANEATCYSLDDMLTVFDIDHSTGADRYDFQQICPAFVQQVTSEACKAHQSTSKTIEKDMGKIWGYGIAAVTIISLTSLAGVATIPFLGKSVYKKILALLVALAVGTLSGDALLHLLPHAFGLHAHGSEGAHGSEGTSGDSHDDHSGENGFIWKALVVLASIYSFYLFETLMHLGLQNKLGPETGHSHTNAEVPGPSSRHMSFKEKRKCSKFEHHEGGPSLGQSEEKEKAQAENGDIVLTNAAAKGQLDDHPNGVSQKPSDKSVKSSLSRTAMFEVESGKETLATISTVAWMIIIGDTIHNLSDGLAIGAAFSEGGSSGVSGGISTSIAVFCHELPHELGDFAVLLSAGMSVKKALLANFLSALSCYIGLAIGIYVGQEGEVRFWIFAIAGGMFLYVALVDMLPDLMHSEALQAYPLVTFMLQNLGLLLGFIIMLIIALYEEDLMAIKF is encoded by the exons ATGACTCCTGTTACAACAAACGGACTTTTGTTGTCTATGCTGAGTTTGTTCATGTTGGTTTCTTCTCATGATAGTCGAAAACATGAACACTATTCTTTCAAGGACCTTCGAGAAGCAGTCGATGGCGATTCGCTTTCCAATGAAGACCAAGAAAGACTTTTTGACGGACTAAAACTCTTGAACTGCAATGAGAGCAAACATCAACCGGACTACCGAAAG TGTTTTACTCCGAAAGATCTGCACTCCTTCGACGGTCGCTCAGAGCCAAAGGCACTTAACGTCACTGAATTTCAAGAGCTCAGTCCTGTGATCTTATTCTGCTTGTTGCCCGCGCGTGAACAGAATTCTGGTAACACTCCCTGCGAAGTTTATCCCAAGCACCACAGCGAGCTTTTCAGAGAGTTCGCAAAGAATTTCAGTGAAGGGAAGAATGAGGTTAATATTACCACCGAAGCTTTGGATCACATCCTCGAGGAGATAAGCAAGACACTCGGCGAATTTTTGGTCAAGAAGAAG TGTTTTTCTGCAGAGAGTATCATTAATGAGGTAAAAGATGAGGAAcatgaggaagaagaagaacatgGTCATGCGCACGAAGAGCATGGTCATGGGCACGAAGAGCATCATGGTGCAGAAGAAAAAGCTCTTGATCAGCATGACTTTGAAAAGGCTTCGGCCAGCATTATCTTTCATCTTGTTCAAGGATTTTGTATTGAGGAAGGACATGCACATAATGGAACTGAATCAAAATTGCCctccaaagaattttttttgaaagagatCTTTGGCAATAAAACTCATCTCTTAGAGGAcgacttaaaaaaaatcacaaaggCGCTCAAAATTGGCGAGCCATCAACAGCATCATCTGCTAGTGATGAGCATTCTGATCATGACCATGGCCATGACGATGGCCATGACCACAGGCGTCGAAGGTCAACAGATTTCTTGTCACAACAGAAATTGTTTAAATCTCATACTATTCGTCGACGTGCTGCTCATGATCATGATTCTCATGGACACGAGTCGGAAAGTCATGAACATCATGCCAATGAAGCT ACGTGTTATTCTCTGGACGACATGCTGACGGTTTTTGATATTGATCACTCTACTGGTGCAGATAGGTATGACTTTCAACAGATTTGTCCTGCATTTGTTCAACAAGTCACAAGTGAAGCTTGCAAGGCCCATCAATCAACCAGCAAAACAATTGAAAAGGACATGGGAAAAA TTTGGGGTTATGGCATCGCTGCTGTGACCATCATTAGTCTCACATCCCTGGCGGGTGTCGCCACAATACCCTTCCTTGGAAAGAGTGTGTACAAGAAGATCTTGGCTTTGTTGGTAGCATTAGCTGTGGGAACACTTTCTGGAGATGCTTTGCTTCATTTGTTGCCTCAT GCATTTGGTCTTCATGCGCACGGTTCAGAAGGAGCGCACGGGTCAGAAGGAACAAGTGGGGATAGCCATGATGATCATTCAGGGGAAAATGGATTCATCTGGAAGGCTTTAGTTGTGTTAGCTTCCatttattcattttacttgtttgAAACTCTGATGCATTTGGGGCTGCAGAACAAACTTGGACCTGAAACTGGCCACAGTCATACCAATGCTGAG GTGCCTGGGCCTTCAAGTCGGCACATGAGTTTCAAGGAAAAACGGAAATGTTCAAAGTTTGAGCATCATGAAGGAGGTCCTTCACTTGGCCAGagtgaggaaaaagaaaaggcacAAGCAGAGAATGGAGACATTGTTTTGACAAACGCG GCTGCTAAAGGTCAATTGGATGACCATCCCAATGGTGTCTCACAAAAACCATCAGACAAGAGTGTTAAATCAAGCCTTTCACGAACGGCTATGTTTGAAGTGGAAAGTGGGAAGGAAACTTTGGCAACGATTTCAACTGTGGCATGGATGATAATCATAGGAGACACTATTCACAACTTGAGTGACGGACTCGCCATTGGTGCTGCATTTTCTGAAGGTGGTAGTTCTGGTGTCTCGGGAGGAATCAGTACTTCCATTGCAGTTTTCTGTCATGAGCTACCTCATGAACTTG GTGACTTTGCAGTGCTTCTTTCTGCTGGTATGTCAGTCAAAAAGGCACTGCTTGCCAACTTTCTCTCGGCCTTAAGTTGTtatattggcttagccattggCATTTATGTTGGCCAAGAAGGTGAAGTACGGTTCTGGATATTTGCCATTGCTGGTGGCATGTTCCTCTACGTGGCCTTGGTGGATATG CTTCCTGATCTGATGCATAGTGAGGCATTACAGGCATATCCTCTTGTCACATTCATGCTGCAAAACTTAGGTTTGCTTTTGGGATTTATAATCATGTTGATCATAGCATTGTATGAAGAAGACCTGATGGCTATAAAGTTCTAG